One Hevea brasiliensis isolate MT/VB/25A 57/8 chromosome 5, ASM3005281v1, whole genome shotgun sequence genomic region harbors:
- the LOC110662659 gene encoding uncharacterized protein LOC110662659: MIAYIQYGRNALRHIIKETSFKRSDGAIHPLLYACQGARFRKLEVILTTNVEKLGKAGQTVKVAPGHFRNHLMPKLLAVPNIDKFSRLIREQRKIYQREEEEEVKVVKETAEDKMKEYETAAKRLANAKLTIRASINTEKFRARASKDEAIEIRSPVTEDDIVKEVARQLNVLIERDNIHLPSPLTTFGEHEVQLRLPKSIPLLEGKVNWTLTVKVRGK; encoded by the exons ATGATAGCTTATATTCAATATGGTAGAAATGCCTTACGGCATATTATTAAAGAAACTAGCTTTAAGAGGTCTGATGGTGCTATACATCCACTTCTCTATGCTTGCCAAGGGGCTCGATTCAGAAAGTTAGAAGTTATTCTTACAACG AACGTAGAAAAGCTTGGAAAAGCTGGTCAGACAGTGAAGGTTGCTCCTGGGCATTTTCGCAACCATCTCATGCCCAAATTGCTTGCTGTTCCTAATATTGACAAGTTTTCTCGTCTCATCAGGGAGCAGCGCAAG ATTTACCAgcgtgaggaagaagaagaagttaaAGTAGTTAAAGAGACTGCAGAAGATAAGATGAAAGAATATGAAACGGCAGCAAAACGTTTAGCTAATGCCAAGCTG ACAATTAGGGCAAGCATCAATACCGAAAAATTCCGTGCTCGTGCCTCGAAAGATGAGGCCATTGAAATTCGTTCACCAGTAACAGAGGATGACATTGTGAAGGAG GTGGCAAGGCAGCTTAATGTGCTAATTGAGCGGGATAATATTCATCTTCCATCACCTTTGACCACTTTTGGGGAACATGAAGTTCAACTACGCTTGCCAAAGTCTATCCCTTTGCTAGAGGGGAAGGTTAACTGGACTCTTACAGTTAAAGTCAGGGGTAAATAA
- the LOC110662642 gene encoding expansin-A16-like, with translation MASPLRALSVSATLLLLVIALASCEAKLSAYHAVGRVGQNVQPVKEHKPKFKPGPWTKGHATFYEGGTGSFGGACNYKDVVAEGYGLNTAALSEALFKKGQTCGACYEIKCTDDPKWCKPGQPSLFVTGTDLCPPNPSQSSENGGWCNSPLEHFDIAKPVFNQISDYSAGIIPIQYRRVPCQKKGGIKFTIMGNPWFNQVIVWNVGGAGDVVSVQVKGNDKLKWTQLERDWGSTWKTSAHMVGESLTFRVRASDSRYSTSWHIAPKNWQFGQTFEGKNFK, from the exons ATGGCATCGCCTTTGAGAGCCCTCTCAGTCTCTGCCACGTTATTGCTCTTAGTTATTGCATTGGCTAGTTGCGAAGCAAAGCTATCTGCTTACCATGCAGTTGGACGAGTCGGCCAAAATGTTCAACCTGTCAAAGAACATAAACCGAAGTTCAAGCCAGGGCCATGGACCAAAGGTCATGCCACCTTTTATGAAGGTGGCACAGGATCATTTG GTGGAGCGTGTAACTATAAAGACGTTGTAGCGGAAGGCTACGGCCTGAACACTGCAGCTCTAAGCGAAGCTTTGTTCAAGAAAGGGCAGACCTGCGGTGCTTGTTATGAAATTAAATGTACCGATGACCCAAAATGGTGCAAGCCAGGGCAACCATCTCTCTTTGTTACAGGAACCGATCTTTGTCCACCAAATCCATCTCAGTCTAGTGAAAATGGAGGCTGGTGCAATTCCCCACTTGAGCATTTCGATATAGCCAAGCCCGTCTTCAACCAAATCTCTGACTACAGTGCTGGAATTATTCCTATACAATACCGCAG GGTTCCGTGCCAGAAGAAAGGAGGAATCAAATTCACAATAATGGGGAATCCATGGTTCAACCAGGTCATAGTATGGAACGTTGGTGGAGCTGGAGATGTTGTTAGTGTTCAAGTGAAGGGTAATGACAAGCTTAAGTGGACCCAACTAGAAAGAGATTGGGGTTCCACTTGGAAAACGAGTGCTCATATGGTTGGGGAGTCATTGACCTTCAGGGTTAGAGCAAGTGATAGCAGATACTCAACTTCATGGCATATTGCCCCCAAGAATTGGCAATTTGGTCAGACCTTTGAGGGCAAGAACTTCAAGTAG